One Oryza brachyantha chromosome 3, ObraRS2, whole genome shotgun sequence DNA segment encodes these proteins:
- the LOC102705326 gene encoding protein IRON-RELATED TRANSCRIPTION FACTOR 3-like, with protein MVTAGGGSVATAVRPAAAAERLVHHGAISDKKCRKKVPRKAHKSEREKLKRGHLNDLFSDLGNMLEADRQSNGKACILTDTTRILRDLLSQVESLRHENSTLQNESNYVTMERNELQDENGVLRNEISGLQNELRLRVTGNPGWSHSATESPLPVPRSPSTVFPSQQPMQPSTMTSTVFPLQQPLLPQPTVVEHSYARQPLELKLFLEAPAVESQEPSENLEALNHVARPQARYPTEASSWPISLGLPRMEDEQCSSSTTCSSKIDSTGRD; from the exons ATGGTTACGGCGGGGGGGGGaagcgtcgccaccgccgtcaggcccgccgccgccgccgaaagGCTCGTCCATCATGG GGCTATCTCTGACAAGAAATGCCGGAAGAAGGTCCCGAGGAAGGCTCACAAATCTGAGAGGGAGAAGCTTAAACGCGGGCATCTTAATGATCTCTTTAGCGACCTGGGTAATATGCTAG AAGCAGACAGGCAGAGTAATGGTAAAGCATGTATACTGACTGACACCACCCGGATTCTAAGAGATTTGCTTTCTCAAGTCGAATCCCTGCGGCATGAAAACAGCACACTCCAGAACGAATCTAATTAT GTTACAATGGAAAGGAATGAGTTACAGGATGAGAATGGTGTGCTCCGCAACGAAATATCGGGGCTCCAAAACGAGTTGAGGCTGCGTGTGACAGGCAATCCAGGTTGGAGCCATAGTGCAACTGAATCACCTCTCCCTGTTCCTCGCTCCCCAAGCACGGTTTTCCCGTCCCAGCAGCCAATGCAGCCATCTACCATGACAAGCACAGTGTTCCCCTTGCAGCAGCCATTGTTGCCACAACCAACAGTCGTTGAACACTCATACGCCAGACAACCACTGGAACTGAAGCTCTTCCTAGAAGCGCCCGCTGTCGAAAGCCAGGAGCCATCAGAAAACCTGGAGGCTCTGAACCATGTGGCGCGACCACAGGCGAGGTACCCAACAGAGGCATCTTCTTGGCCTATAAGCCTAGGCCTTCCCAGAATGGAAGATGAGCAATGTAGTAGTAGCACAACCTGCAGTAGCAAGATAGATAGCACAGGTAGAGATTGA
- the LOC102705608 gene encoding 40S ribosomal protein S9-2 encodes MVHVSFYRNYGKTFKKPRRPYEKERLDAELKLVGEYGLRCKRELWRVQYALSRIRNAARELLTLDEKNPRRIFEGEALLRRMNRYGLLGEGQNKLDYVLALTVENFLQRRLQTIVFKNGMAKSIHHARVLIRQRHIRVGRQLVNIPSFMVRLDSEKHIDFSLTSPLGGGEPGRVKRKNQKKASGGGGGDGDEEEE; translated from the exons atGGTGCACGTTAGCTTCTACCGCAACT ATGGCAAGACTTTCAAGAAGCCAAGGCGTCCGTACGAGAAGGAGCGTCTTGATGCCGAGCTGAAGCTGGTCGGTGAGTACGGCCTCAGGTGCAAGCGCGAGCTATGGCGTGTGCAGTACGCCCTCAGCCGCATCCGCAATGCTGCAAGGGAGCTGCTCACCCTCGATGAGAAGAACCCTCGGCGTATCTTCGAGGGCGAGGCTCTCCTGCGCCGCATGAACCGCTACGGTCTCCTTGGCGAGGGCCAGAACAAGCTTGATTACGTGCTTGCGCTCACCGTCGAGAACTTCCTGCAGCGCCGCCTCCAGACCATTGTCTTCAAGAACGGCATGGCTAAATCCATTCATCATGCTCGCGTACTCATCAGGCAGCGCCATATCAG AGTGGGAAGGCAGCTTGTCAACATCCCCTCATTCATGGTGAGACTTGATTCAGAGAAGCACATCGACTTCTCCCTCACCAGCCCACTCGGTGGTGGTGAGCCTGGAAGGGTGAAGAGAAAGAACCAGAAGAAGGCctctggtggtggcggcggcgacggtgacgaggaggaagagtGA
- the LOC102719476 gene encoding protein GAMETE CELL DEFECTIVE 1, mitochondrial produces MHSFRRAIRVPVSTSPSSLRRLSSSRRAPRPSRANAAAATATTGDDEWNDAWETAWLPGDSPASSPAPPAPWESATSETAAVPAISAEVDPDTKAFVADMDERWAERRAASRRPHPAAPRAAAAQGAGGALAKKAQADEYRTRKQRVHAALWVKEIEKMEEARLGGGGGGADDIDRLLDSCSEIFDSGNTDFGGSKIPSTNEIKTKPDGWETTSRGQDGSIWDISQREDDILLQEFERRIAFSKQQIASFIKTHIFSRRRPIDGWKYMIEEIGPNARKGKGSVQRLPSVTDPATQPFREDPPAIASGSPFRGNRP; encoded by the exons ATGCACTCTTTCCGCCGCGCCATCCGCGTCCCCGtctccacctccccctcttccctgcgccgcctctcctctagccgccgcgcgccccggccgtcgcgggccaacgccgccgccgccaccgcgaccACAGGGGACGACGAGTGGAACGACGCCTGGGAGACCGCATGGCTCCCAGGCGACTCCCCCGCTTCCTCCCCGGCGCCCCCCGCGCCGTGGGAGTCCGCCACCTCGGagaccgccgccgtccccgccaTCTCCGCGGAGGTGGACCCTGACACGAAGGCCTTCGTGGCGGACATGGACGAGCGCTGGGCcgagcgccgcgccgcgtcgagGCGGCCGCACCCCGCTGCTCctcgcgcggcggccgcccagGGTGCGGGCGGCGCCCTGGCGAAGAAGGCGCAGGCGGACGAGTACAGGACGAGGAAGCAGCGCGTGCACGCCGCGCTGTGGGTGAAGGAGATCGAGAAGATGGAGGAGGCgcgcctcggcggcggaggtggcggtgcCGACGACATCGATCGACTCCTCGACTCGTGCTCCGA GATTTTCGATTCTGGCAATACAGATTTTGGCGGTTCAAAGATTCCAAGCACTAACGAGATCAAAACCAAGCCTGATGGTTGGGAAACCACCTCTAGAGGACAGGATGGTAGCATATGGGACATCTCACAGCGAGAAGACGACATTCTTCTCCAAGAATTCGAAAGGCGGATTGCTTTCAGTAAACAGCAG ATTGCTAGCTTCATCAAAACCCACATATTTAGCCGAAGGCGTCCTATCGATGGATGGAAGTACATGATCGAAGAAATCGGACCTAACGCTAGAAAAGGGAAAGGGAGTGTACAGAGACTACCGAGTGTGACTGATCCTGCCACTCAGCCGTTCAGGGAAGACCCACCTGCAATTGCATCTGGCTCCCCATTCAGAGGAAACCGACCATAA